GACTATTGCTCTAGTTCCTCCAACAATACATGTGCTATGTCCCCAAGCAAATCTTGGAGGCCGACCAGGTACATTCAATATCCTCCATGTAGGCTTCTCTTCTGTTGGATCCAAAATGTAGAGCCGAGATGCTGAGTGGAGACCAGCAACGGACCCACCAAAGACCAGAATTCTGCCACCAGGGAGACTTACTGCCACGTGATCAAGCCTTGGTGGAGGAGCAACGCCTCCAGGATTTCCGGCACCAGGCATTCCACTTCCTGTAACACATCTCCAGCATGGTTCTTCCTCGCTGAGATCCATGGTAAATACATCACTTGATCGAAAACGCAGAGGACCGCTCTTGGCAAGACCCCCAAACATAAGTATTTTCCTGCCTCCATAAACAGACAGCGTGTGGCCTAAACGAGAAGGTGGAGTCCACGTCACCGGTATCTCATGCCACACAGGCTTCTCTATAGACAGATCAAGCAGGAAAGTATCACTTAGAAGCACACCAGAATCTGCACAACCACCAGAGACTATCAACTTGGTACCATCCAAGGTACAGGAGCTGTGCCAAGATCTTGGAAGCGGAGGCGCCAAACTAGAGATTTCACGCCAAGTTGGTTGTTTGGCATCCAAATCCAGCACAAAGACATCATTCAGGAGGCCCTGCCTTCCACAGCCTCCAAACACAACAAGATGAGATCCATTCACACAAGAGAGTGTGTGCCCCCAACGTCCAGGAGGAGGAGAGCTGACTTTGACATATTTCCACTCTGGATTGCTGGAATTCAAGTCCAATACAAAAGTATCATTCATTGGTTGCATGTTGACCCCCTCTCCACCAAAGAGTACAACACGGTTCCCTACTGCACATGCACTGAAGTTGCAACGTGAAGGTTCAACAGCACCTCCAACAGTTAGCTTCCTCCATGCTGCCGCTTCTAGAGTAGTTAATTCTCTAGCCAATCT
The Nicotiana sylvestris chromosome 11, ASM39365v2, whole genome shotgun sequence DNA segment above includes these coding regions:
- the LOC104219990 gene encoding adagio protein 1-like, whose protein sequence is MEWDSNSDLSGEDDDVIEEEVDDELDEDGEKLGFMLSGGGAALPFPIDSLLQPAPCGFVVTDALEPDHPIIYVNSVFEMVTGYRAEEVLGRNCRFLQCRGPYAKRRHPLVDSTVVAEIRRCIDQGIEFQGELLNFRKDGSPLMNRLRMTPIYGDDEAITHIIGIQFFKEVNIDLGPLPGSLVKEPTRLLDKYRSSLSSSGPVSEGNRTISRGFCGILQLSDEVLALKVLSRLTPRDIASVGSVSRRLYELTKNEDLWRMVCQNAWGSETTRVLETVPGAKRLGWGRLARELTTLEAAAWRKLTVGGAVEPSRCNFSACAVGNRVVLFGGEGVNMQPMNDTFVLDLNSSNPEWKYVKVSSPPPGRWGHTLSCVNGSHLVVFGGCGRQGLLNDVFVLDLDAKQPTWREISSLAPPLPRSWHSSCTLDGTKLIVSGGCADSGVLLSDTFLLDLSIEKPVWHEIPVTWTPPSRLGHTLSVYGGRKILMFGGLAKSGPLRFRSSDVFTMDLSEEEPCWRCVTGSGMPGAGNPGGVAPPPRLDHVAVSLPGGRILVFGGSVAGLHSASRLYILDPTEEKPTWRILNVPGRPPRFAWGHSTCIVGGTRAIVLGGQTGEEWMLSELHELSLASSAI